Proteins found in one Pongo pygmaeus isolate AG05252 chromosome 8, NHGRI_mPonPyg2-v2.0_pri, whole genome shotgun sequence genomic segment:
- the PTF1A gene encoding pancreas transcription factor 1 subunit alpha yields MDTVLLEHFPGGLDAFPSSYFDEDDFFTDQSSRDPLEDGDELLADEQAEVEFLSHQLHEYCYRDGACLLLQPAPPVAPLALAPPSSGGPGEPDDGGGGGYCCETGAPPGGFPYSPGSPPSCLAYPCAGAAVLSPGARLRGLSGAAAAAARRRRRVRSEAELQQLRQAANVRERRRMQSINDAFEGLRSHIPTLPYEKRLSKVDTLRLAIGYINFLSELVQADLPLRGGGAGGCGGPGSGGRLGGDSPGSQAQKVIICHRGTRSPSPSDPDYGLPPLAGHSLSWTDEKQLKEQNIIRTAKVWTPEDPRKLNSKSSFNNIENEPPFEFVS; encoded by the exons ATGGACACGGTGCTGCTGGAGCACTTCCCCGGGGGCCTAGACGCCTTTCCTTCTTCGTACTTCGACGAGGACGACTTCTTCACCGACCAGTCTTCACGGGATCCCCTGGAGGACGGCGATGAGCTGCTGGCGGACGAGCAGGCCGAGGTGGAGTTCCTTAGCCACCAGCTCCACGAGTACTGCTACCGCGACGGGGCGTGCCTGCTGCTGCAGCCCGCGCCCCCGGTCGCCCCGCTAGCGCTCGCCCCGCCGTCCTCGGGGGGCCCCGGTGAGCCAGacgacggcggcggcggcggctacTGCTGCGAGACAGGGGCGCCCCCAGGCGGCTTCCCCTACTCGCCCGGCTCGCCGCCCTCGTGCCTGGCCTACCCGTGCGCCGGGGCGGCAGTACTGTCTCCCGGGGCGCGGCTGCGCGGCCTGAGCGGAGCGGCGGCTGCGgcggcgcggcggcggcggcgggtgCGCTCCGAGGCGGAGCTGCAGCAGCTACGGCAGGCGGCCAACGTGCGCGAGCGGCGGCGCATGCAGTCCATCAACGACGCCTTCGAGGGGCTGCGCTCGCACATCCCCACGCTGCCCTACGAGAAGCGCCTCTCCAAGGTGGACACGCTGCGCCTGGCCATCGGCTACATCAACTTCCTCAGCGAGCTCGTGCAGGCCGACCTGCCCTTGCGCGGCGGTGGCGCGGGCGGCTGCGGGGGGCCGGGCAGCGGCGGGCGCCTGGGCGGGGACAGCCCGGGCAGCCAGGCCCAGAAGGTCATCATCTGCCATCGGGGCACCC GGTCCCCCTCCCCCAGCGACCCTGATTATGGCCTCCCTCCCCTAGCAGGACACTCTCTGTCATGGACCGATGAGAAACAACTCAAGGAACAAAATATTATCCGAACAGCCAAAGTCTGGACCCCAGAGGACCCCAGAAAACTCAACAGCAAATCTTCCTTCAACAACATAGAAAACGAACCACCATTTGAGTTTGTGTCCTGA